In Streptomyces sp. Li-HN-5-11, the sequence CAAGGGCAACGTCTCCGACATCACCGGCCCGATGATCACGGAGCTGGCGCGCGAGGGCGACGCCATGTGCATCGAGCTCCTCCAGGACATCGGCCAGTGGCTCGGCGTCGGCATCGCCAACCTGGCCGCCGCCCTCGACCCCTCCTGCTTCGTCATCGGCGGCGGTGTCTCCGCGGCCGACGACCTGCTCATCGGGCCCGCACGGGACGCCTTCAAGCGCCACCTCACCGGCCGCGGCTACCGGCCCGAGGCCCGCATCACCCGCGCCCAGCTCGGCCCGGAGGCCGGCATGGTCGGCGCCGCCGACCTGGCCCGGCTGGTCGCCCGCCGCTTCCGGCGCGCCAAGCGGCGCCGCGTGGAGCGCTACGAGCGCTACGAGCGGTACGCCGAGGCCCGTCGCGCGGCGCGGAGGGCGCTGTGACGATGTCACTGCCACGCCAGGCCGCGCACCCGGGCGAACCGCCGCCCCGGCCGCCCGAGGACCGCCGCCACCGCAACCGCCGCAGGGCCATCACCCTGCTGATCATCGTGCTGCTCATCGGTGTCCCGGCCGTCTACCTGATCATCTCCGCCGCGCAGAGCCGCGACAGCGGCAAGGACAAGGAGGCCAAGTACTCGGCGACCGGCCTCACCGCCGACTACCCCTCGAAGGTCCAGCAGCGCCTCTACCAGGTACCGGTCCCGCACCCGGCCGACCGGGTCGCCTACTACGAGACGAACAACTGGAAGACCAGCCGTCTCTACGTCCAGTTCCGCACCACCCAGCCCGGGCTGGAGACCTTCCTCGGCGCCGTGGGCGTCAACCGGAGCGACCTGAAGAGGGGCGACATCACCATCGACACGCGTGACCGGCAGGTCTCCGGCTGGCGGTTCACGGGGCCGGGCCCGTGGTGGGGCCTCAGCCACGAGCAGAAGAACCCCGCACCGACGCAGGACATCGTGGTGAACCTGTCCAATCCGGTGCTCCCGATGGTCTACGTCGTCTCCCGTACCGTCCCCTGACCGCCGGCCCCGGAGGGCCGCCTCCAGGCGGCCGCCGGAGCCGATTGTCAGACCCCGCCCGTAGAGTCGGAGACGACTGACTCGACCGGACGACGGGGAGGTGACAGGACGTATGAGCGACACGGCCGCGGCGGTGACGGACCCGGCGGCACACACCGTGCCCGTGCGGCTCGCCGCCGTCTTCCTGCCCGCCCCCCTCCCGCGCGAGGGACGCGTCGCCTTCTGGGACCCGGACGGCCGGACCCAGGACGGCGAGGCGCGGCCGCAGGACGACCGCACCGGACCGACCGGGCACACGATCGACGGCCCCTCCGGGGAACACCGGCACGCGGTCGACTGCCCACCGGAGCCCACGGAGCTCACGGTCGTACGACGGCACGGAGCGGGCGCTCGCCGCCGTACCGTCCAAGCACTGTCCCTGCCCCTCGGCGAAGCGCTGCCCCACCTCGTGCGCGCACGGCACGACCCGGCGGCCCACCCCGCCACGGCCTGCTGGGGCGCGGCCGCCCTGCACGCCCTGCGGCTCACCGCCCGCGGCCGCCTGCTGCCCGGCCTGACCCCCACCGGGCACGACGCCTGGCGCGCCGGCCCCCTCGACCCGGACGACATCGCCCACCTGCGCGCGATCGCCGCCGCCCTGCCGTACGAGGGCCACGCGGTGCCGCTGTCCGGCCCCGGCCCGCTGCTGCTGCCCGAACCAGAGGCACTGCTGCGCGCCTTCCTCGACGCGGTCGCCGACACCCTGCCCCGCACACCGGCCGCACCCCACACCTTCGGCAGGCCCTTCGCGGACCGCCGGCCCCAGCACCTGCCCCATGCCCACGACTGGGCTGCGGAGGTCGCCGCCGGCATGGACGCCGGCGTGCGGATCTCACTGCGGCTGGACCTGTCGGCGTACGACGCGTTCGACGGCGCACCGGACGACGACGAGGCGGCACGCAGGGCGGGCGCGGCGATCATCCAGGTGCACAGCCTCGCCGACCCCACCCTCGTGGCCGACGCGGCGGCCCTGTGGGCGGGCGAGGCGGACGCGGCGTTCGGCCCCCGCGCGCGCGTGGACGCCGCCCTGGCCGTGCGGCGCGCGGCCCGCGTCTGGCCCCCGCTGGACCGGCTCGCCGAGCAGGAGGTGCCCGACGTCCTCGCCCTGTCCGAGGAGGAGGTGACCGAACTGCTCGGCGTGGCCGCGACCCGGCTCGCGGCGGCCGGCGTCGCCGTGCACTGGCCCCGGGACCTGGCGCAGGACCTGACGGCGGCCGCCGTGGTGCGGCCCGCACCGGGCTCGGCGACCGACGGCACCGGCTTCTTCGACAGTGAGGAACTGCTCGCGTTCCGCTGGCAGTTGGCGCTCGGCGGCGACGCGCTCACCGAGGCCGAGATGGACACGCTCGCCGAGGCCCACCGCCCGGTCGTGCGGCTTCGGGACCGCTGGGTGCTCGTCGACCCGGCCCTCGTCCGCAAGGCCCGCAAACGCGACCTGGGCCTGCTGGACCCGGTCGACGCGCTCTCTGTAGCCCTCACCGGCACCGCCGAGGTCGACGGCGAGACCGTCGAGGCGGTGCCCGCCGGAGCGCTGGCCGCACTGCGCGACCGGCTCACGGCCGGGGTACGGCCGGCCGAGCCCCCGCCGGGCCTGCACGCCACCCTGCGCGACTACCAGTCGCGCGGCCTCGCCTGGCTCGACCTCATGACCTCCCTCGGCCTCGGCGGCTGTCTCGCCGACGACATGGGTCTCGGCAAGACCGTCACCGTGATCGCCCTGCACCTGAAGCGGGCGCGCCGCGAACCCACCCTCGTGGTCTGCCCGGCCTCCCTCCTCGGCAACTGGCAACGGGAGATCACCCGGTTCGCCCCCGGCGTCCCCGTCCGCCGCTTCCACGGCCCGGACCGCAGCCTGGACGGTCTCGACGCCCGCACCCTGGACGGTCTCGACGCCGGCTTCGTGCTCACCACGTACGGCACCATGCGGTCGGCGGCGCCGCAGCTGACCGGACAACGGTGGGGCATGGTCGTCGCGGACGAGGCGCAGCACGTCAAGAACCCCTACTCGGCGACCGCCAAGGCCCTGCGCACGATCCCGTCCCCGGCGCGCGTGGCCCTGACCGGCACCCCGGTGGAGAACAACCTCTCCGAACTCTGGGCCCTGCTCGACTGGACCACTCCCGGACTCCTCGGCCCGCTGAAGTCCTTCCGCGCCCGACACGCACGCGCCGTGGAGAACGGTGAGGACGAGGAGGCCGCGGAGCGCCTGGCCCGGCTGGTGCGCCCCTTCCTGCTGCGCCGCAGGAAGTCCGACCCCGGCATCGTCCCCGAGCTGCCGCCCAAGACCGAGACGGACCACCCGGTCCCGCTCACCCGCGAACAGGCCGCGCTGTACGAGGCGGTGGTACGCGAGTCCATGCTGGCCATCGAGACGGCCGAGGGCATGGCCCGCCGGGGCCTGGTCCTGAAGCTCCTGACCTCGCTGAAGCAGATCTGCGACCACCCGGCGCTCTACCTGAAGGAGGAGCATCAGCGAGGCGGCAGCGACCGCCTGGCGGCCCGCTCCGGCAAACTGGCCCTGCTGGACGAGCTGTTGGACACCCTGCTCGCCGAGGACGGCTCGGCCCTGGTCTTCACCCAGTACGTCGGCATGGCCCGCATGATCACCTCCCACCTCGCCGCCCGCGCGGTGCCCGTGGACCTCCTCCACGGCGGTACGCAGGTCCCGGAGCGCGAACGGATGGTGGACCGCTTCCAGAGCGGCGCGACCCCGGTCCTCGTCCTGTCCCTGAAGGCGGCCGGCACGGGCCTGAACCTCACGCGCGCCGGACATGTCGTCCACTTCGACCGCTGGTGGAACCCGGCGGTCGAGGAACAGGCCACCGACCGCGCCTACCGCATCGGCCAGACCCAGCCCGTCCAGGTGCACCGCCTCATCACCGAGGGCACCGTCGAGGACCGCATCGCCGAAATGCTCGCGGCCAAGCGGGCCCTGGCCGACGCGATCCTCGGCACCGGCGAGTCGGCCCTCACGGAACTGACCGACCGCGAACTGTCCGACCTGGTGTCGCTGCGGAGGCAGGCATGATGCGAGCGACGGAACGGACGGACGCGGCCGACCGGAACGGAACGCCGGACGCTCCGCGTGAGGCGGCTGCGGACGATACACCGGAGATCTCGCAACCGGGTGTGCGGAAGCAGACGGGCGACAGTTGCTCTGCGGACGAAGGTACCTCTGCGGGGGGCCGGCCCGACGCCGCGGCGCCGCCGGCGGCCGAGGCCCCGGTCCGCTCGGGCAAGGCCCGACCGGGAGACGTGGCGCGCCGGGCCCTGCGGGAGGCGCGGGAACAGCGGCTGCCCGCCGGTCCGCCCGCAGGCGACGAACCGGCGTCGGAGGAGGACTCGGCGGAGCGGACGGCGCGGCCGGGCGACGTGGCCCGCGAGGCCCTGCGGCAGGCGGCGTCCGTCCGGCGTGGTGAGCCGGCACCCGGTGGCCACCCTTCGGACGTCACCGTCTCGGACACGGCGGCGGACCCACCGGCCGAACGCTCCGGTGCACAGAGGCGCCCTGGCGGCGGGCGCCCCGCCGACGTCGCACGGGAGGCCCTGCGCGCCGCCCGCGCGCGCAGCGAGACGCCGGCGGTTCGGGCTCCAGCGGGACAGACGCGAACCCAGCAGGCAGCGACCAGGACGGTGCTGACAGGGGAGGAGGGGGAGCGGCCCGCCCGCCGTTCTCCCGATCCCCGCCGCCTGGGCCGGGCGGTAAGCGGAACCCGGGGCGGCGATGCCGACGGCCGGAGCCGCGAAGTACCGGAGCCGGCCGCCGATCCGGCCCCAGGCGTGCCGCCCGCGGGCAGCGCGACTTCACTTCCTCCCCGCGCTCCGGCACACGGTCCCGCACCGCACGACCCGTCCCCGGGAACAGGTGCCTCCACCGTTCCGGCGGCCGCCCCCGCCGCCCGCCGCACCCCTCCCGACGCCGGCACCGATTCCACCACCGGTGGCGCTCCCACGCCCGACACCGTCGCCCCGCACGCCGCCCGCACCATGGCCTCCCCCCGCCGTGACGGCGAGCTCCGCCGCACGTTCCCGGCGTTCCCGGCCCGGACGAGGGAGGACTCGACGACCTCCGGCCGCTCCGGTTTCGCGGACACCTGGTGGGGCAACGCCTGGATCAGCGCGCTGGAGGAGGGCGCGCTGGACGCGGCGCGGCTGGCCCGAGGGCGTGGTTACGCGCAGGCGGGACACGTCGACGCGATCACCGTGACGCCGGGGCTGGTACTGGCGTACGTACAGGGGAGCCGTCCGCGCCCGTACCGGGTGCAGGTGCGGCTGCGGACGCTGCACGACGCCGACTGGGACCGGTTCCTTGACGCCGCCGCCGAGCGCCCGGGGCACATCGCCGCGCTTCTCGACAAGGAGATGCCCCAGTCCCTCGCCGACTGCGGGGTTCCCCTCCTCCCCGGCCCAGGAGACCTGGAGCCGTACTGCAGCTGCCCCGACCGCGGCCACCCCTGCAAACACGCCGCGGCCCTCTGCTACCAGACCGCGCGCCTGCTGGACGCCGACCCCTTCGTGCTGCTGCTCCTGCGCGGACGGGGCGAGCGCGAACTGCTCGACGCTTTGTCCCGGCTGAGCGCCACCCGAGCGGCGCGGGCGGCCCAGGACAGGGAACCCGAGCAGGTGCCGGGAGTGCGCGCCGGCGATGCCCTCGCCCCTCGTCGACTCCCGCCCCTGCCCGCCCCGTTGCCGCCGCCCCCGCACCCCGGGCAGCCCCCGGTCTACCCGGCGGCCCCCGGCGGTCCGGACCCCTTCGCCCTGGACCAGCTGGCGACCGATGCCGCAGCCCGCGCCCACGCCCTGCTCACCACCGGCCGCGACCCCGTCGGCGGGCTGACGCTGTGGCAGGACGCGGTGAGACTGGCCGCCGCACGCCCCGGCTCCGGTCTGACCGCGGCCACCCGCTCCCTCTACGCCTCGCTCGCCTCCGCCGCCGGACGCACCCCGGCCGAACTGGCGCGCGCGGTCGCCGCATGGCGGCAGGGCGGACCGGCAGGGCTCGCCGTCCTGGAGGAGCCGTGGGATCCGCCGGCCGGCAGGTTCGACCGGGCCCGCCCCCTGCTCCTCGCCGCCGACCTGCCCGCCTTCCGTCCCCGGCGCAACCGGCTCACTCATCCCCACGGCCAGGTCCAGCTCCGCCTGGGCCGCGACGGCCTGTGGTACGCCTACGAGTCCGAGGCCGGCCGCGAGGACTGGTGGCCCCGCGGCACCCCCGACCTCGACCCGGTCGGCGCCCTGACCGGCATGGGGACGTCCGGCGCACTGTGAACGCGGTCTCCCGACGGCCCGTCAGCAGGTGGACGTGACCCGTCACGGCTGACGTCCGGCGCGAGAGCCTCGCTCCCTTGGCCGGTGGCGGCGGCGAGGGAGCCCACAACCCGCTGCAGGCAGCGGGTTCGCACGGCCGGCACCTCCGGCCGGCGCCTGGCGAGCTCGCCGCCCGGCCCCCTGAGCCTCAGCTGCGCCAGGGCAGAGGCCCAGCGACCGCCACCTGCCGAAATGCGGCACAGGAACGCAACGTACCCTGCTCGCCATGGGGTACCTGCGTTCCGGAGGGGCTCGATCCGGGCGATCGCTGCCATCCGCCACACTGCCGGGAAAGACGGCCGTACAGCTACTGAAGTTTCTCAGCGCCAGCGCACTGGCCGGAGTGGTGCTGGCCGGCATCGCGCTCCCGGCCACCGGCGCGTTCGGCCTGTCCGCGAAGGGCGCCGCCACCGGCTTCGACGAGCTGCCGGGCGATCTCAAGAGCCCGCCGCTGAGCCAGGCCTCACACATCCTGGACGCCAACGGTGACCTCATCGCGACGGTCTACTCCCGGGACCGGACCGTGGTCCCGCTCAGCCGGGTGAGCCCGGTCATGCAGAAGGCCATCGTCGCCGTCGAGGACGCCCGCTTCTGGCAGCACGGCCCCATCGACCCCAAGGGCGTACTCCGCGCTGTCGTCAGGGACACCCAGGCGGGCGGCGCCGAGCAGGGTGCCTCCACGCTGACCCAGCAGTACGTCAAGAACGTCTTCATCGAGGAGGCGGGTGACGACCCGACCGCCGTGGCCCAGGCCACCTCGCCCACCCTCGGCCGCAAGATCCGGGAACTCAAGTACGCGATCCAGGCCGAGAAGGAACTCGGTAAGAAAAAGATCCTGGAGAACTACCTCAACATCGTGCCGTTCGGAGAGCAGTCCTTCGGCATCGAGGCGGCCTCCGAGCGCTACTTCAGCACCCACGCCCAGGACCTGACGCTCCCGCAGGCCGCTCTCCTGGCCGGAGTCGTCAACGGGACCACGCTGTACGACCCCGTCCAGCACCCACAGGCCGCCCGCGACCGCCGCGACGTCGTCCTGCAGCGCATGGCCGCCGTGCACGACATCACCCAGGCGCAGGCCGACGCCGCCAGGAGACAACCCCTCGGGCTGAAGGTCACCGCGCCCAGGAACGGCTGCATCACCGCCGTCCGCGGCGCCGGTTTCTTCTGCGACTACGTCCGGAAGGTCTTCCTCAGCAGCCCCGTCTTCGGCGCGACCGCGGGGGACCGTGCCCGGCGCTGGAACACCGGAGGCCTGACCATCAGGACCACCCTGGACCCGAAGGCCCAGGACGCCGTCCAGGCGTCCATCACCCGGCACGTCTACCAGACCGACCCCGTCGCCACGGCCGTCACTCTCGTCCAGCCCGGCACCGGCAGGATCCTGGCGATGGGACAGTCGCGACCCTACGGCTTCGGCACGGACGAGACGCAGATCAACCTCAGTGTCGACCACGACATGGGCGGCGGCACCGGCTTCCAGTCCGGCTCGACGTTCAAGCCGATCACCGCCGCCGCGGCGATCGACGGCGGTACCGACCCAGGCACCGTGCTGCCGGCGCCGTATTCGATGGACTACCCGAGTCCGGTGAGCACCTGCGGCAGTCCGTGGGTGCGCAACCCCACCGACCCACCGCTGTCGAACGAGGACAAGTCGGAAGTCGGCCCCATGGACATGAAGAAGGCGATGGCCCTGTCGGTCAACACCTACTTCGTCCAGCTCATCAGCAACATCGGTATCTGTCCCGTGGTCCGGATGGAGCAGAAGCTCGGCGTGCGGCAGGCGAACGGTGCTCCGCTCGAACAGGTTCCCTCCATCACCCTCGGCACCCAGCAAGTGAGCCCGCTGACCATGGCGTCCGCCTACGCCGCCTTCGCCGACAACGGCGTCTACTGCACGCCGGTCGCCATCGAGTCGATCAGTGACGCGAGCGGCAGGTCGCTGCCGGTACCGAAGTCCTCGTGCAGCCAGGCGATGTCTCCGAAGACCGCCGCGAGCCTCAACACACTGCTCAAGGGCGTGGTCGAGGACGGTACCGGCCGGCAGGCCGGCCTGAAGGACCGCGACAGCGCGGGCAAGACCGGTACGACCGACAACCGCTGGGCCGCGTGGTTCGTCGGCTACACCTCGAACCTGGCCGGCGCGGTCTGGGTCGGCGGCCCGTCCCACAACGTCTCCATGACCGGCATCACCATCGGCGGCGTGTTCCACAAGGAGGTCTTCGGCGCCGACACACCGGGCCCCATCTGGCGCGACGCCATGACCGGCGCTCTCGCCGGTACTGTCTCGCCCCCGTTGCCCACCGTCCAACTCGCTGCCGACAAGCCATAGCCCCACTCCGCCGCGCCTGCCCGAGTCGTCGCTCGTGGGCGTGGCGACCGGGGACCGGAACCATGGTGATGCCCATGGCCGTGACAGCCGGCGTGGCCCGCCGTGCCGGGCCTGCCCGGCGGGCCCCAGGGCCTCGGACCAGGGCCGCATGCGCCGCGGGTGTCCTGACGCGCCCGCGGGGCCTTTGACCGACTCGCCGGGTTGTGATTGCGTGAACCGGCATTCTGACTCGAGGCTTCGACCGGTTTGGGAGGCCGACGCTTGAATCTCACCGGCGCGCCGTTGTTCGTCCTGCTGATCGTGGCCACGGCGCTCTGCGTAGCAGCGACGATGGTGCTGTGGTCGCGGATGCGCGGACCGCAATCGCTGCGGTGGCTGCTGCGGCTGCTCATGATCGGCCTCTGCCAACTGACCGCGATCTCGGTGGTGGCGGTGTGGATCAACAACAGCTACGGCCTGTACGCGTCATGGGACGATCTGCTGGGCAGGGACACCGGCACCGCTGCCGTCGCCATGCCCGGCCCGCCGGCGGCGCGGGCCCGGCTCACCCGCGGCGACAAGGGACTCCTCCAGACCTACTTCCGCGGTGCTCACTCCAAGCTCTCCGGGGAGGTCATCGTCTGGACACCGCCGCAGTACGACCAGCCGCAGTACCGGCACACCCGGTTCCCGGTGGTGCTGCTCATGCACGGGGTGCCCGGTGGCCCCGCCTCCTGGATCGAGCAGGGCGGCATCCCCCAGGACTTCGAACAGTTGATGAACGGGGGGACGGTCCATCCGTTCATCCTGGCCATGCCGGTGGTCGACCCCGGCGGCGTCGACACCGACTGCACCGACGTGCCGGACCGCAAGGTCGCCACCTGGATCGCCAAGGACGTGCCGGAGCTGATCAGCAAGAAGTTCCGCACGGTCCCGGGGCCGAGCGGCTGGGGCCTGATGGGGTTCTCCACCGGCGGGTTCTGCGCCGCGAGACTGCCCCTGGCCTACCCGAGTGTCTTCGGTGCGGGGGCCGCGCTCGACCCCGACCCGCTCACCGGGGACCCGACGGTCGTCGAGGACCAGGCCCTGCGAGAGCGCACCAGTCCGATGGGCCTGGTGCACCACAGCACCGCAAAGGTGAGCCTGTTCCTGGCCACCTCGGCCCAGGACCGGCTCAGCCCGCCGAGCTACATCCAGCAGTTCGTGCGGGCCGCCGCCGGCACCCCGGTCCGCGTGCAGACCCTGGTCCTGGCCAGCGGCGGCCACAACTACAACACCTGGACCCGGATGTATCCGGACGCCTTCACCTTCCTCGGCCGCCACCTCGCCGCTCCACAGCCGGCCCACTCCTAGGGTCTGCCGCCGAAGGGGCACCTGGAGCGCGACGCCACTTCCGCAACAGGCCCGAGAGAGCCAGGCGCCCAGGCGTCGCATCGACCATGGCCGGCGCCCGGCCGGTGACGGTCGGCGGCGCTGTCCACTGGAAGAAGTCCCGGGGACGCCGTACTCCCCGTGCAAGACCGTTCGGCCCGGCCGTGCCGTGTGGCGCGGATGCCGGACGGGTCGTACCGCAAGGGCGGACGGGCCGCGAACCACGACCGGCCCTCGTGCCGCTCAGTGCTGGACCTGCTCACTGGACGGTGATGGAGGACCAAGCAGCTCGTGAACCATCGGGCTCGGCGTCGCGACCTCGCCGGCGTGATCCTCCTCAGCGATCCACCGTGCGGTGCCCGCAACTCCTGATCAGCAGCCGAGTCGTCGTGAGACGCCGGGCGGCCAGGTGAGGGCGAACCATCTGGTGCAGCCGGCTGAAAGCCGTACCCGGCGTCTGTGGATCTCCGGACCTTACGACGGCCCGCCCGACCCACCAACAACGTAGGACCGGCTGAGGTTCGGATGAGATGTGTGCGTGAACCGAACGGTGATGGACAGGCCCCCTCCGGGGGGTGCGGTGGTGGTGAGGGTGGCGTGGTGGGCTTGGGCGACGGCGTTGACGATGGCGAGGCCGAGACCGTAGCCCTCGCGGCGGCCGTTCCGATCGGGCGCCAGTTTCTGGAAGGGCTGAAAGAGTCGCTGAATCTGGTTGTCGGGGACGACCGGCCCGCTGTTGGTGACCGTGAGGGTCACCTGGGTCCCAAAATCCTGGGTGGTGATCTCTACGATCCCGTGCGGGTGGTTGTGGCGGATGGCGTTGTCGACGAGGTTGGCGACGAGGCTTTCGATCAGCCTTGGATCCCCGGCCGTCACCGCGGGCGTCAGGTGTTCGGCCAGGCCGATGTTTCTGCCCGTTGCCTGGTCGCGGCGGGAGGCGAGCACCCCTTCGACGACTTGGGCGAGGTCGAGGGTGTCCCAACGACAGACTCCGCGCTCGCTGGTGGCGAGGACGAGGAGTGCCCTGACGAGTCGCTCTTGGTATGCGCAGAGGGCGAGGGCCTCCTCACAGGCCGAGCGCAGGGTGTCGGCGTCGGGGTCGGCGAGGGCGACTTCGAGGAGGGTTCGCAGGCCGGCGAGGGGGGTGCGCAGCTCGTGGGAGGCGTTGGCGACGAAGTGGCGTTGGGCGTCGAAGGAGGCTTGAAGGCGGGCGAACAGGTCGTCGAGGGTGTGGCCGAGTTCCGTCAGCTCGTCCGTGGGCTCGCCGAGGTCGAGGCGCCGGTGGAGGTTGCCGGCGGAGATGCCTTTGGCGGTGGCGGTGATGGCGCGCAGCGGGTGCAGGAACCGGCCGGCGACGAACCAGCCGAGAGCCAGGGCGACGGGAACCAGAATGACCAGAGCGACGGCGGATCCCGTGAGGAGGTGCGGCAGGCTGATCCCACGCCCGGTTCCGGTGGTCACCCTCGACGAGGCGTGGCCTTGGGGCTTGGCCGCGTCGACGCTGGCGAGCGGGACGATGACGAGGACGAGCACGAAGACCCCGGCGGCGTAGATGCCCGCCGCGTAGGCGAGCGCGAGCCGTGTCTGCAGGGACCTTCTGGCGAGCTGCTGGGAGGTCATGACGATCCGATGCGGTAGCCGCCTTCGCGGATGGTCTCGATCACGGGCGGATCGCCGAGCTTGGCCCGCAACCGGTGCATGGTGTGCTTGACGGCGCTGCTGAAGGGGTCGGCGGCCGCGTCCCAGACGCGTTCGAGCAGCTCCTCGGCGGAGATGACCAGGCCGGGCGCGGCGAGCAGGCATTCGAGCAGGGCGAACTCCTTGGGGCTCAGCTCAAGGCGCCGGCCGGAACGGAACGCGACGCGGCGCGCCGGATCGAGGGCGATGTCCCCGCATGCCAGGGTGGGCGGCAGCGCTGGGGAGGCGCGGCGGGCCAGGGCACGGACGCGGGCGACCAGTTCGGCGAACGCGAACGGCTTGGGCAGGTAGTCGTCGGCACCGAGGCCGAGCCCGTCGACGCGGTCCTCGATCGTGTCGGACGCGGTGAGCATCAGGACGCGGGTCTCGCAGCGGCCGTGGGCGAGTTGCCGGCAGATCTCGTCCCCGTGGACGCCGGGCAGGTCGCGGTCGAGGACCACCACGTCGTAGCGGGTGACGGCCAGATGTTCGAGGGCGGCAGTCCCGTCGAGGACGACATCGACGGCCATGCCCTCATGGCGCAGCCCGTTTCCGATGGAGCGGGCGAGGACCTCGAAGTCCTCGACGACGAGGACCCTCACCGCCGCTCACCGCCGGTCGTCGTGCGGGCGGGGCGGACGAACCGGACGTCGGGTCGAGGTGGCATGCGGCAACGATGCCAGATCCCAGGTCTCAGCCGGGTCGCAGCGGCTGCGACCGGGCTGGAACCGGGTGCCGCGTACAACCGTCGCCATGAATCCATTGCGAACCGTGAGCTCGCTGCGATGAGTGCCCCGGGGATCGTCGTCGCCGGACTGCGCAAGCGATATGGAACGACCCTGGCCCTCGACGGCATGTCCTTCACCGTCCGTCCCGGTGTGGTGACCGGTCTCGTGGGGCCGAACGGGGCCGGGAAGTCCACCACGATGCGGGTGATCCTCGGCCTGGACGCGGTCGATGAGGGCACCGCGCTCATCGAGGGCAAGCCGTACCGCAGCCTCCGCCGCCCGCTGAACCATGTCGGTGCACTGCTGGACGCCGCGGCGTTGCACCCCGGCCGCAGCGGGCGCAACCACCTGCTGTGGCTGGCGCACGCGCAGGGCCTGGCCGCGTGGCGGGTGGACCAGGTGATCGAGCAGGTCGGCCTGAGCCCGGCAGCCCGCCGCAAGGCCGGCGGCTACTCGCTCGGCATGCGGCAGCGGCTCGGGATCGCCGCGGCCCTGCTGGGCGACCCGCCGATCATCATGCTCGATGAGCCGTTCAACGGCATGGATCCCGACGGCATCATCTGGATGCGCGGGTTCCTGCGCTCGCTCGCCGCTCAGGGCCGCGCCGTGCTGGTCTCCAGCCACCTGATGAGCGAGGTGCAGGACACGGCCGACCGTCTCGTCGTGGTCGGGCGCGGCAGGGCCATCGCCGACGCCGACATGGCCGACCTGATCGCGGCCGCCTCTCGGAACCGGGTGGCCCTGCGGACCACGGCCGGAGCGCACGCGACGAGGGTGCTCGCGCACGCCGGCGCGACCGTGGCGGCCACGGGCCGCGACACCGTGATCGTCTCCGGCCTGCCCGCGGAACGGATCGTGACGCTCCTCAGCCGGAGCGCGGTGCCGTTCTCCGAGGTGTCGGCACACCGCGCCACCCTCGAGGACGTCTACCTGGAACTCACCGGCGGGGCGGTCGAGTTCCGCGCCGCGAACGCCACGGAGGTCTCTCGGTGACCGCCCCGCCCACGCCGTCGCGTTCCGGGCTGCGGGCCGGGCGCAACGGCTTCGCTCATGTGGTGCACGCGGAGTGGACCAAGTTCCGAACCGTCCGCGGCTGGGTGACCGGAATGGTGGCCGCGGCGCTGATGCTGGTGTTGTTCGCCCTGCTCGCCGGGACCAGCAGCAAT encodes:
- a CDS encoding sugar kinase — translated: MTMSLPRQAAHPGEPPPRPPEDRRHRNRRRAITLLIIVLLIGVPAVYLIISAAQSRDSGKDKEAKYSATGLTADYPSKVQQRLYQVPVPHPADRVAYYETNNWKTSRLYVQFRTTQPGLETFLGAVGVNRSDLKRGDITIDTRDRQVSGWRFTGPGPWWGLSHEQKNPAPTQDIVVNLSNPVLPMVYVVSRTVP
- a CDS encoding DEAD/DEAH box helicase yields the protein MSDTAAAVTDPAAHTVPVRLAAVFLPAPLPREGRVAFWDPDGRTQDGEARPQDDRTGPTGHTIDGPSGEHRHAVDCPPEPTELTVVRRHGAGARRRTVQALSLPLGEALPHLVRARHDPAAHPATACWGAAALHALRLTARGRLLPGLTPTGHDAWRAGPLDPDDIAHLRAIAAALPYEGHAVPLSGPGPLLLPEPEALLRAFLDAVADTLPRTPAAPHTFGRPFADRRPQHLPHAHDWAAEVAAGMDAGVRISLRLDLSAYDAFDGAPDDDEAARRAGAAIIQVHSLADPTLVADAAALWAGEADAAFGPRARVDAALAVRRAARVWPPLDRLAEQEVPDVLALSEEEVTELLGVAATRLAAAGVAVHWPRDLAQDLTAAAVVRPAPGSATDGTGFFDSEELLAFRWQLALGGDALTEAEMDTLAEAHRPVVRLRDRWVLVDPALVRKARKRDLGLLDPVDALSVALTGTAEVDGETVEAVPAGALAALRDRLTAGVRPAEPPPGLHATLRDYQSRGLAWLDLMTSLGLGGCLADDMGLGKTVTVIALHLKRARREPTLVVCPASLLGNWQREITRFAPGVPVRRFHGPDRSLDGLDARTLDGLDAGFVLTTYGTMRSAAPQLTGQRWGMVVADEAQHVKNPYSATAKALRTIPSPARVALTGTPVENNLSELWALLDWTTPGLLGPLKSFRARHARAVENGEDEEAAERLARLVRPFLLRRRKSDPGIVPELPPKTETDHPVPLTREQAALYEAVVRESMLAIETAEGMARRGLVLKLLTSLKQICDHPALYLKEEHQRGGSDRLAARSGKLALLDELLDTLLAEDGSALVFTQYVGMARMITSHLAARAVPVDLLHGGTQVPERERMVDRFQSGATPVLVLSLKAAGTGLNLTRAGHVVHFDRWWNPAVEEQATDRAYRIGQTQPVQVHRLITEGTVEDRIAEMLAAKRALADAILGTGESALTELTDRELSDLVSLRRQA
- a CDS encoding SWIM zinc finger family protein; translated protein: MMRATERTDAADRNGTPDAPREAAADDTPEISQPGVRKQTGDSCSADEGTSAGGRPDAAAPPAAEAPVRSGKARPGDVARRALREAREQRLPAGPPAGDEPASEEDSAERTARPGDVAREALRQAASVRRGEPAPGGHPSDVTVSDTAADPPAERSGAQRRPGGGRPADVAREALRAARARSETPAVRAPAGQTRTQQAATRTVLTGEEGERPARRSPDPRRLGRAVSGTRGGDADGRSREVPEPAADPAPGVPPAGSATSLPPRAPAHGPAPHDPSPGTGASTVPAAAPAARRTPPDAGTDSTTGGAPTPDTVAPHAARTMASPRRDGELRRTFPAFPARTREDSTTSGRSGFADTWWGNAWISALEEGALDAARLARGRGYAQAGHVDAITVTPGLVLAYVQGSRPRPYRVQVRLRTLHDADWDRFLDAAAERPGHIAALLDKEMPQSLADCGVPLLPGPGDLEPYCSCPDRGHPCKHAAALCYQTARLLDADPFVLLLLRGRGERELLDALSRLSATRAARAAQDREPEQVPGVRAGDALAPRRLPPLPAPLPPPPHPGQPPVYPAAPGGPDPFALDQLATDAAARAHALLTTGRDPVGGLTLWQDAVRLAAARPGSGLTAATRSLYASLASAAGRTPAELARAVAAWRQGGPAGLAVLEEPWDPPAGRFDRARPLLLAADLPAFRPRRNRLTHPHGQVQLRLGRDGLWYAYESEAGREDWWPRGTPDLDPVGALTGMGTSGAL